Proteins from a single region of Candidatus Deferrimicrobium sp.:
- a CDS encoding ribose-phosphate pyrophosphokinase yields the protein MTRLKIFTGNANPDLAKEICAYLCIPLGSAIIKRFSDGEVNVEIRDNVRGVDVFIIQPTCPPVNDHLMELLILMDGLKRASAKRVTAVLPYYGYARQDRKVLPRAPITAKLVADLLTAAGVSRLLTMDLHAGQIQGFFNIPVDHLYSAPVMLEYIKAKYGNDIVIVSPDAGGVERARAFAKRLSASLAIIDKRRLAPNVAEVLNIIGEVDGKTAILLDDMVDTAGTLAQSADALRRKGA from the coding sequence GTGACCAGACTCAAGATTTTCACCGGGAACGCGAACCCGGATCTCGCGAAGGAGATCTGCGCGTACCTCTGCATCCCGCTGGGATCCGCGATCATCAAGCGGTTCAGCGACGGCGAGGTGAACGTCGAGATCCGGGACAACGTCCGCGGGGTGGATGTTTTCATTATCCAGCCCACGTGCCCCCCGGTGAACGACCACCTGATGGAACTGCTGATCCTGATGGACGGCCTCAAGCGCGCCTCGGCGAAGCGGGTGACGGCCGTGCTCCCGTATTACGGATACGCGCGCCAGGACCGGAAGGTCCTCCCGAGGGCACCCATCACGGCGAAACTCGTGGCCGACCTTCTGACCGCGGCGGGCGTCTCCCGGCTGCTGACGATGGATCTCCACGCGGGACAGATCCAGGGATTCTTCAACATCCCGGTGGACCATCTTTACTCGGCCCCGGTGATGCTCGAGTACATAAAGGCGAAGTACGGGAACGACATCGTGATCGTCTCCCCGGACGCCGGGGGCGTCGAGCGTGCGCGCGCCTTCGCCAAACGCCTCTCCGCCTCCCTCGCCATCATCGACAAGCGCCGGCTGGCGCCCAACGTGGCCGAGGTGTTGAACATCATCGGGGAGGTCGACGGGAAGACGGCGATCCTGCTCGACGACATGGTGGACACGGCCGGAACGCTCGCGCAGTCCGCCGACGCCCTGCGCCGCAAGGGGGCGAA